The Rhododendron vialii isolate Sample 1 chromosome 5a, ASM3025357v1 genome contains a region encoding:
- the LOC131325117 gene encoding auxin-responsive protein SAUR21-like, whose protein sequence is MAIHMPWIMHAKQVLCRSSLTAANKAASSSSSTGIPKGHFAVYIGESEKKRFVIPVSYLNDPSFQDLLGQVEEEYGFHHSMGGLTIPCSEDIFIYLTARLGGS, encoded by the coding sequence ATGGCCATTCATATGCCTTGGATTATGCATGCCAAACAAGTCCTTTGCCGGTCTTCTTTGACAGCAGCAAACAAAGCAGCTTCGTCCTCATCATCAACAGGCATTCCAAAAGGTCATTTTGCAGTTTATATTGGAGAGAGCGAAAAGAAGCGATTCGTGATCCCAGTATCGTACTTGAACGATCCTTCATTTCAAGACTTGTTAGGTCAAGTTGAGGAAGAATATGGATTTCATCATTCAATGGGTGGTCTTACTATTCCATGCAGCGAGGATATCTTCATCTATCTCACTGCTCGATTGGGTGGATCATGA
- the LOC131327519 gene encoding auxin-responsive protein SAUR21-like — translation MNVLEKDLKLVIGFRLTDDMLIYRWSMLYQQAVVHSLQPHNLVSKHWIGLKEIKIMGIRFLVTLQAKVLLHRTIFPASQTAPNVAHVPKHYLAVYVGESQKKRFLVPISYLNQPLFQELLHKAEEEFGYSHPMGGLTIPCREDTFLDLTSVLNGL, via the exons ATGAATGTTTTAGAGAAGGATTTGAAGCTTGTGATAGGTTTTAGACTTACTGATGATATGCTTATATATAGATGGTCAATG TTATACCAGCAAGCAGTGGTACACTCCTTGCAACCCCACAACTTGGTTTCAAAGCACTGGATTGGATTGAAAGAAATT AAAATCATGGGAATCCGATTTCTCGTTACTCTTCAGGCTAAGGTCCTTCTTcaccgaactatttttcctgcAAGCCAAACAGCTCCCAATGTTGCACACGTCCCAAAACACTATTTAGCAGTTTATGTTGGAGAGTCTCAGAAGAAAAGGTTTTTGGTTCCGATATCATACTTGAACCAACCGTTGTTCCAAGAGTTGCTGCATAAGGCTGAAGAAGAATTTGGGTATAGTCATCCAATGGGTGGTCTCACTATTCCTTGCAGAGAAGATACCTTCCTCGATCTTACCTCTGTTTTGAATGGATTATGA
- the LOC131325114 gene encoding auxin-induced protein 15A-like: protein MLQLKTMAIRMPRIMHAKQVLRRSSLTTANKAASSTAAAADVPKGHFAVYVGESEKKRFVIPISYLSNPSFQDLLSQAEEEFGFDHPMGGLTIPCREDFFICLASQLGGL, encoded by the coding sequence ATGCTCCAATTGAAAACAATGGCCATTCGTATGCCTCGGATTATGCATGCCAAACAAGTCCTCCGCCGGTCTTCATTGACAACAGCAAACAAAGCAGCTTCctcaacagcagcagcagcagatgTTCCAAAGGGCCATTTCGCCGTTTATGTTGGAGAGAGCGAGAAGAAGCGATTCGTGATCCCAATATCCTACTTGAGCAATCCTTCATTTCAAGACTTGTTAAGCCAAGCTGAGGAAGAATTTGGGTTTGACCATCCAATGGGTGGTCTTACTATTCCATGTAGGGAAGACTTTTTCATCTGCCTAGCTTCTCAATTGGGTGGATTATGA
- the LOC131325127 gene encoding auxin-responsive protein SAUR23-like: MGIRFLGTLQAKALLRRSIFPARQTAPGVEHIPKGYLAVYVGEIQKKRFLVPISYLNQPLFQELLHKAEEEFGFSHPMGGLTIPCREDTFLNLTSVLNGF, translated from the coding sequence ATGGGAATCCGGTTTCTTGGCACTCTTCAGGCTAAGGCCCTTCTTCGGCGATCTATTTTTCCAGCAAGGCAAACAGCCCCAGGTGTTGAACATATCCCTAAAGGCTATTTAGCTGTTTATGTTGGAGAGATTCAGAAGAAAAGATTTTTGGTTCCAATATCATACTTGAACCAACCTTTATTTCAGGAGTTGCTACATAAAGCTGAAGAAGAATTTGGGTTTAGTCATCCTATGGGTGGTCTAACTATTCCTTGCAGAGAAGATACCTTCCTCAATCTTACTTCTGTTTTGAATGGCTTTTGA
- the LOC131325113 gene encoding auxin-responsive protein SAUR23-like, which yields MCVLGAQQSTNTSLHIFFSQRPFFFKISFCFFLSLLPKVMGIRFLGTLQAKALLWRSIFPARQTAPGVEHIPKGYLAVYVGEIQKKRFLVPISYLNQPLFQELLHKAEEEFGFSHPMGGLTIPCREDTFLNLTSVLNGV from the coding sequence ATGTGTGTCTTAGGAGCTCAACAAAGTACCAACACCAGTCTTCATATTTTCTTCTCTCAAAGACCTTTCTtcttcaaaatttcattttgtttctttctttctctactGCCGAAAGTCATGGGGATCCGGTTTCTTGGAACTCTTCAGGCTAAGGCCCTTCTTTGGCGATCTATTTTTCCTGCAAGGCAAACAGCCCCAGGTGTTGAACATATCCCTAAAGGCTATTTAGCTGTTTATGTTGGAGAGATTCAGAAGAAAAGATTTTTGGTTCCAATATCATACTTGAACCAACCTTTATTTCAGGAGTTGCTACATAAAGCTGAAGAAGAATTTGGGTTCAGTCATCCTATGGGTGGTCTAACCATTCCTTGCAGAGAAGATACCTTCCTCAATCTTACTTCTGTTTTGAATGGCGTCTGA
- the LOC131327518 gene encoding pentatricopeptide repeat-containing protein At3g24000, mitochondrial-like, whose amino-acid sequence MGPQQSKTEPTTPQDCGLDLKFHFSESISQFFDLGFRRGLQTQLIFTYSNCLHRTQLQTLTNFFTLVSQTNSLSFNAMILDFRRKWWTFLALQTFAFTHINGVDIDSYALCSLLTASSDIKDVEFGKQLHTHVIKSGWLSSVFVGSALIDFYAKLLLINDAEEMFDKMPFRNSVCANALMYVKYGMWNEIEQFREEMKERGLEKDVGCSQIEVTS is encoded by the exons ATGGGCCCACAACAGTCCAAAACCGAACCAACCACACCGCAGGATTGCGGACTGGATCTGAAATTCCATTTTAGCGAGTCCATTTCTCAGTTCTTCGATCTTGGTTTCCGAAGGG GCCTCCAAACCCAACTCATTTTTACATACAGCAATTGCCTTCACAGAACCCAACTTCAAACTCTCACCAACTTCTTCACCTTGGTCAGCCAAACAAACTCATTATCCTTCAATGCTATGATATTGGATTTTCGTCGAAAATGGTGGACTTTTCTCGCTCTAcaaacctttgcctttacccatatTAATGGTGTTGATATAGATTCATACGCTCTGTGTAGCTTGTTAACAGCTTCCTCGGATATCAAAGATGTTGAATTTGGTAAACAGTTGCATACCCATGTGATCAAATCGGGTTGGTTATCTAGTGTGTTTGTGGGGAGTGCCCTGATTGATTTTTATGCGAAGTTGTTGCTTATCAATGATGCAGAGGAAATGTTCGACAAAATGCCTTTTAGAAACTCCGTATGTGCAAATGCACTTATGTATGTGAAGTACGGCATGTGGAATGAGATCGAGCAATTCAGGGAGGAGATGAAAGAAAGAGGGCTGGAGAAAGATGTTGGTTGCAGTCAGATAGAGGTCACGAGTTAA
- the LOC131325120 gene encoding auxin-responsive protein SAUR21-like, giving the protein MAIRMPWIMHAKQVLRRSSLTAANKAASSSSSTDVPKGHFAVYIGESEKKRFVIPVSYLNNPSFQDLLGQVEEEYGFHHSMGGLTIPCSEDIFIDLTARLGGS; this is encoded by the coding sequence ATGGCCATTCGCATGCCTTGGATTATGCATGCCAAACAAGTCCTTCGACGGTCATCTTTGACAGCAGCAAACAAAGCAGCTTCATCCTCATCATCAACAGACGTTCCGAAAGGTCATTTTGCAGTTTATATTGGAGAGAGCGAAAAGAAGCGGTTCGTGATCCCGGTATCGTACTTGAACAATCCTTCATTTCAAGACTTGTTAGGTCAAGTTGAGGAAGAATATGGATTTCATCACTCAATGGGCGGTCTTACTATTCCATGCAGCGAAGACATCTTCATCGATCTCACTGCTCGATTGGGTGGATCATGA
- the LOC131325122 gene encoding auxin-responsive protein SAUR21-like — translation MAIHMPLIMHSKQVLRRSSLTAANKSASPTAADVPKGHFAVYVGESEKKRFVIPISYLSNPSFQDLLSQAEEEFGFDHPMGGLTIPCREDVFIGLASQLGGL, via the coding sequence ATGGCCATTCATATGCCTCTGATTATGCATTCCAAACAAGTCCTTCGCCGGTCTTCATTGACAGCAGCAAACAAATCAGCTTCCCCAACAGCAGCAGATGTTCCAAAGGGCCATTTCGCCGTTTATGTTGGAGAGAGCGAAAAGAAGCGATTCGTTATCCCGATATCGTACTTGAGCAATCCATCATTTCAAGACTTGTTAAGCCAAGCCGAGGAAGAATTTGGGTTTGACCATCCAATGGGTGGTCTTACTATTCCGTGTAGAGAAGACGTTTTCATCGGTCTAGCATCTCAATTGGGTGGATTATGA
- the LOC131325125 gene encoding auxin-responsive protein SAUR21-like: MGIRFLVTIQAKVVLRRSIFPASQIAANAAHVPKGYLAVYVGESQKKRFLVPISYLNQPLFQELLHKAEEEFGYSHPMGGLTIPCREDTFLNLTSVLNGL, from the coding sequence ATGGGAATCCGATTTCTCGTTACTATTCAGGCTAAGGTTGTTCTTCGCCGGTCTATTTTTCCTGCAAGCCAAATAGCTGCCAATGCAGCACATGTCCCAAAAGGCTATTTAGCAGTGTATGTTGGAGAGTCTCAAAAGAAAAGGTTTTTGGTTCCGATATCGTACTTGAACCAACCGTTGTTCCAAGAGTTGCTGCACAAGGCTGAAGAAGAATTTGGGTATAGTCATCCTATGGGTGGTCTCACTATTCCTTGCAGAGAAGATACCTTCCTCAATCTTACTTCTGTTTTGAATGGATTGTGA